The DNA region AGAGAAAGGCCATGAGGTTGCCCAGCCAGCGGCCCTCGTCCATCGCGCCGCTCACCATGTAGGCGACGCCGCCGCCGGCGATGACCATGGTGACCCAGGTGGCCGGACGGATCGCTTCCTTCAGCACGATCCGGGCCAGGATCGCGGTCATGAAGGGGCCGGTCGCCAGCATGAAGACCGCGTTGGCGACCGAGGTGTAGAAGAGCGCGAAGACGAAGCCCGCCGAGGCGGTCATGAGGAAGAAGCCGCCCAGCACGGCGCTGCCCAGCCCGTCTTGCAGATCGGCCAGCACCCGGCCGCGCCGCCGCCAGACCATGAAGGCGAAGGCGCAGACCACGACCGAGAGCGAGCGGTAGAACAGCAGCTGCCAGGCGTCGGCCACCTCCATGGCGCGCACGAAGAGACCGGACGTGGACCAGAAGACGCCCGCCATGAGCACCAGCAGGATGCCGAGGGCGCGGCCCTCCTCGATGACGGGCGAGGGCGGGGGAAGCTGGGGCTTCTGACCGGCGATGAAGTCCTGCGTAGCCGTCATTGGGGCGCGACCCTTTTTCTATTGCGGATGAGTGGGAACCCCTCTCTCGTCCTCGCAGCTTGGAGAGCGGCGGCGCGGGCGTCTTGTCCCTTCACGCCAAGATGGTGGCGCTAACGCAAGGATTTCGCCCCCGCTCAGCGTCGGGGGACGCCATCACCAGGAGCTTCAACGCCTGCGGGTCTGGCAGGATTAGGTGGCGCTGTCGTAGAC from Limibacillus sp. includes:
- a CDS encoding DMT family transporter, with protein sequence MTATQDFIAGQKPQLPPPSPVIEEGRALGILLVLMAGVFWSTSGLFVRAMEVADAWQLLFYRSLSVVVCAFAFMVWRRRGRVLADLQDGLGSAVLGGFFLMTASAGFVFALFYTSVANAVFMLATGPFMTAILARIVLKEAIRPATWVTMVIAGGGVAYMVSGAMDEGRWLGNLMAFLSIVGFACYAVLLRAVATRHRHRETMPIVVFGGLWTALIAALLVDDFQLPLRDLTLCLTMGAVQIVLGMILFLKGASRVTAAELALLSMTEVVLSPFWVWMVFSEVPAQTTMIGGGIVMLAVGLRALSGLRRRPTTLKPV